In Blastopirellula sediminis, the following proteins share a genomic window:
- a CDS encoding diacylglycerol/lipid kinase family protein: MRRYVVIWNRNARQGAAAAEAKAELIALAGDSFHETESFEDACRCLEHVADEDLVIVAGGDGGISGIIHHLHSGETRPTLAVVPLGTGNDFVRSLGYPPDPLAAIDAIRAGQTADVDVIQLDHDGESRWFINVAAGGNQRKVEERVSDEVKQFWGPFAYARCSLEALPEIEKYQLQMWLDDADPFSIDLWTLTIANGRTVGGGVEVAPRAKVDDGLLEVTGLQGESLIELGSIAASFLQGAYLEHPSVFHRQASKIRLRSEQEFEFSVDGEMVVGHEFTFTTLPQAQKIIVGPDFA; this comes from the coding sequence ATGCGCCGCTACGTCGTCATCTGGAATCGCAACGCTCGCCAAGGCGCCGCTGCCGCCGAAGCGAAAGCCGAGTTGATCGCCCTGGCCGGCGACTCGTTTCATGAAACGGAGTCGTTCGAGGACGCCTGCCGCTGTCTCGAGCACGTCGCCGACGAAGACCTGGTGATCGTCGCCGGCGGCGATGGCGGGATCAGCGGCATCATTCACCATCTCCACTCCGGCGAAACTCGCCCGACGCTGGCCGTCGTGCCGCTCGGTACCGGCAACGACTTCGTCCGCTCGCTCGGCTATCCCCCCGATCCGCTCGCCGCCATTGACGCGATTCGCGCTGGTCAAACCGCTGACGTCGACGTCATCCAGCTCGACCATGACGGTGAATCGCGCTGGTTCATCAACGTCGCCGCCGGCGGCAATCAACGCAAAGTCGAAGAGCGCGTCAGCGACGAGGTAAAACAATTCTGGGGACCATTCGCTTATGCGCGTTGCAGTTTGGAAGCGCTGCCGGAGATCGAAAAGTACCAGTTGCAGATGTGGCTCGATGACGCCGATCCGTTTTCAATCGATCTCTGGACGCTGACGATCGCCAACGGACGGACGGTCGGCGGCGGAGTTGAAGTGGCGCCACGTGCGAAAGTGGACGATGGACTTCTGGAGGTGACCGGCCTCCAAGGGGAAAGCCTGATTGAACTCGGTTCCATCGCCGCCAGCTTCCTGCAAGGCGCCTACCTGGAGCACCCGTCGGTCTTCCATCGTCAAGCGAGCAAGATTCGCCTCCGCAGCGAACAGGAGTTCGAGTTCTCCGTTGATGGCGAGATGGTCGTCGGACACGAGTTCACATTCACTACCCTGCCCCAGGCCCAAAAGATCATCGTCGGCCCCGACTTCGCGTAA
- a CDS encoding RsmD family RNA methyltransferase — MDAPIRIIGGELKNKKLLYSGEDVTRPMKERVRASVFNLVGPSIKGKHAIDLFAGTGALGIEALSRGAVSATFIERHIPTSRLVRQNLDNLGLGERSQLFAANTFFWAKRLPKFDDTPWVVFCSPPYELFISQADDMLTLISTLLAAAPLESVFVVESDQRFDFASLPHAAAWDVREYPPAVVGILRDWSELAS, encoded by the coding sequence TTGGATGCGCCGATCCGCATCATCGGCGGCGAGCTGAAGAACAAAAAGCTCCTTTACTCCGGCGAAGACGTGACTCGCCCGATGAAGGAGCGGGTTCGCGCCTCGGTCTTCAACCTGGTCGGGCCGTCCATCAAAGGGAAGCACGCGATCGACCTGTTCGCCGGGACCGGCGCGCTGGGGATCGAAGCGCTCAGTCGCGGCGCCGTCAGCGCCACCTTTATCGAGCGTCACATCCCGACCTCGCGACTCGTCCGCCAAAACCTGGATAACCTGGGACTGGGCGAACGTTCCCAGCTCTTCGCGGCGAACACCTTCTTTTGGGCGAAACGCTTGCCCAAGTTTGACGACACCCCCTGGGTTGTCTTTTGCAGCCCGCCCTACGAGCTGTTCATCAGTCAGGCGGACGACATGCTGACGCTGATTAGCACGCTGCTAGCGGCGGCGCCGCTGGAGAGCGTCTTCGTGGTCGAGTCGGATCAGCGTTTCGACTTTGCTAGCCTCCCCCACGCCGCAGCGTGGGATGTCCGCGAGTATCCGCCAGCCGTGGTTGGAATCTTGCGCGATTGGAGCGAGTTGGCCAGCTAG